Proteins co-encoded in one Ruegeria pomeroyi DSS-3 genomic window:
- a CDS encoding cytochrome c biogenesis CcdA family protein, translating to MFELEIIDAGLLPAMFVALLGGIVSFLSPCVLPIVPPYLAYMSGVTLGEIQDQAAARRKATLAALFFVLGLSTVFLLLGFTASAFGAFVLSNQELFAKVSGVVVIVFGLHFLSVFRIPLLDREARMQTGDAGGSVFGAYVLGLAFAFGWTPCIGPQLGAILSLAASEASVARGTLLLGVYAAGLGVPFLLAAMFLSRSMALMNRIKPHMGLIEKVMGGLLLFVGIMLVTGLFTQFSWWLLEAFPALAELG from the coding sequence ATGTTCGAATTAGAAATCATCGACGCGGGGCTTTTGCCCGCCATGTTCGTGGCGCTCCTTGGTGGGATCGTCAGCTTTCTCAGCCCCTGTGTGCTGCCCATCGTGCCGCCCTATCTGGCCTATATGAGCGGGGTCACCCTGGGCGAGATCCAGGATCAGGCCGCCGCCCGGCGCAAGGCGACGCTGGCGGCACTGTTCTTTGTGCTGGGTCTGTCGACCGTCTTTCTGCTCCTGGGCTTTACCGCCTCGGCCTTTGGCGCCTTTGTGCTGTCCAATCAGGAACTGTTTGCCAAGGTGTCGGGCGTGGTGGTCATCGTATTCGGCCTGCACTTTCTGAGCGTCTTTCGCATTCCGCTGCTGGATCGCGAGGCCCGGATGCAGACCGGCGATGCCGGGGGATCGGTGTTTGGCGCCTATGTGCTGGGGCTGGCCTTTGCCTTTGGCTGGACGCCCTGTATCGGGCCGCAGCTGGGTGCGATCCTGTCGCTGGCGGCGTCCGAGGCCTCGGTGGCGCGCGGCACGCTTTTGTTGGGTGTCTATGCGGCGGGTCTGGGGGTTCCCTTCCTGCTTGCGGCCATGTTCCTCAGCCGCTCGATGGCGCTGATGAACCGGATCAAGCCGCATATGGGCCTGATCGAAAAGGTGATGGGCGGGCTGTTGCTGTTTGTCGGCATCATGCTGGTCACTGGCCTGTTCACCCAGTTCAGCTGGTGGCTGCTCGAGGCCTTCCCGGCGCTGGCGGAACTGGGCTGA
- a CDS encoding Rne/Rng family ribonuclease has translation MAKKMLIDATHAEETRVVVVDGNKVEEFDFESENKRQLAGNIYLAKVTRVEPSLQAAFVDYGGNRHGFLAFSEIHPDYYQIPVADRQALMEEERAYAEAQKARDEDEEGGKSRSKPKRSRSRSRSKAESLRSSDPVETMDVSETEISGMETIDLDEGDDRDDIDLIEGSSPMERVAETPVEEPEDGADETVDQTADQAADEAADAAEDTDTTETDGETAQDNTEDRADEADDEDEDDGEDAPRPRRGKADAASKDDSIESIAEEDDAEDLRPARKPRARKYKIQEVVKVRQVMLVQVVKEERGNKGAALTTYLSLAGRYCVLMPNTARGGGISRKITNAVDRKKLKEIAAEMDVPQGAGLIVRTAGAKRTKAEIKRDYEYLQRMWEQIRELTLKSIAPAKIYEEGDLIKRSIRDLYNRDIDEVLVEGEGGYRIAKDFMKMIMPSHAKNVQRYEDQLPLFARFQVESYLNSMFNPTVQLKSGGYIVIGVTEALVAIDVNSGRATKEGSIEETALKTNLEAAEEVARQLRLRDLAGLIVIDFIDMDERKNNAAVEKRMKDKLKTDRARIQVGRISGFGLMEMSRQRLRPGMIEATTQPCPSCHGTGLIRSDDNMALSILRQIEEEGTRRRSREVLVRCPVGIANYLMNQKREHIAQIEARYGLSVRIEGDAHLVSPDFSLEKFKTATRSVPQVQAPVVSVDSRLMDQIDADEAFEEEDEAEEVRTEPRGETAGEGDGDGKPKRKRRRRRRRKNGGNGGEDSTADGDSGEIGDEAAEDAADAAPEAAEDAAVTEAEAEPAAAEGGEAEVEAVAEAEAEAEAPAKTPRKRTRTRKKPVKAEAAAEAPADAMASADVPAVEGDAGETPAEADAEAEAAPVKKTPKPRKPRSRSKKAEAPAEAAEASVAAEAPAAESVEAEPATAVEATAPEAVAETVVDEAAQPAEDAIAAPAEPEAAPEPEVAQAEPAAPEMAVAEAEAEPDGPPKPKRRGWWSLGQ, from the coding sequence ATGGCAAAGAAGATGCTCATTGATGCCACCCACGCGGAGGAAACCCGCGTCGTGGTGGTCGACGGCAACAAGGTCGAGGAATTCGATTTTGAGTCCGAAAACAAACGCCAGCTAGCTGGCAATATCTATCTGGCAAAGGTCACCCGGGTCGAACCCTCGCTCCAGGCGGCATTTGTCGATTACGGCGGCAACCGTCACGGGTTCCTCGCCTTCTCGGAAATTCATCCCGACTACTACCAGATCCCCGTCGCCGACCGTCAGGCGCTGATGGAGGAAGAGCGCGCCTATGCCGAGGCGCAGAAGGCGCGCGACGAGGATGAGGAAGGCGGTAAATCCCGCTCCAAACCCAAGCGCAGCCGCAGCCGCTCGCGCAGCAAGGCCGAAAGCCTGCGCTCCTCCGATCCGGTCGAGACCATGGATGTGAGCGAGACCGAGATCAGCGGCATGGAGACGATCGACCTCGACGAGGGCGATGATCGCGACGATATCGACCTGATCGAAGGCAGCTCGCCGATGGAGCGCGTCGCCGAGACGCCAGTGGAAGAGCCCGAGGACGGCGCCGATGAGACGGTGGATCAGACGGCGGATCAGGCGGCGGATGAGGCTGCTGATGCGGCCGAGGACACCGACACGACCGAAACTGACGGTGAAACCGCGCAGGACAACACCGAGGATCGCGCCGACGAGGCCGATGACGAGGATGAGGATGACGGCGAAGACGCCCCGCGCCCCCGGCGCGGCAAGGCCGATGCCGCCTCCAAGGATGACAGCATCGAATCCATCGCCGAAGAGGACGATGCCGAGGATCTGCGCCCGGCCCGCAAGCCGCGTGCGCGCAAGTACAAGATCCAGGAAGTGGTCAAGGTGCGCCAGGTGATGCTGGTGCAGGTCGTGAAGGAAGAGCGCGGCAACAAGGGCGCGGCGCTGACCACCTATCTCAGCCTCGCGGGCCGCTATTGCGTCCTGATGCCCAACACCGCGCGCGGTGGCGGCATCAGCCGCAAGATCACCAATGCGGTCGACCGCAAGAAACTCAAAGAGATCGCCGCCGAGATGGACGTGCCCCAGGGCGCGGGCCTGATCGTGCGCACGGCGGGCGCCAAGCGCACCAAGGCCGAGATCAAGCGCGACTATGAATACCTCCAGCGCATGTGGGAGCAGATCCGCGAACTGACGCTGAAATCCATCGCGCCGGCCAAGATCTATGAGGAAGGCGACCTGATCAAACGCTCGATCCGCGACCTCTATAATCGCGACATCGACGAGGTTCTGGTCGAGGGCGAAGGCGGTTACCGCATCGCCAAGGACTTCATGAAGATGATCATGCCGAGCCACGCCAAGAACGTGCAGCGGTATGAGGATCAGCTGCCGCTGTTCGCGCGCTTCCAGGTGGAAAGCTATCTGAACTCGATGTTCAACCCGACGGTGCAGTTGAAATCCGGTGGTTACATCGTGATCGGCGTGACCGAGGCACTGGTGGCCATCGACGTGAACTCAGGCCGGGCCACCAAGGAAGGCTCGATCGAGGAAACCGCGCTCAAGACCAATCTCGAGGCCGCCGAAGAGGTGGCCCGCCAGCTGCGCCTGCGCGACCTGGCCGGTCTGATCGTGATCGACTTCATCGACATGGACGAGCGCAAGAACAATGCCGCCGTCGAGAAACGGATGAAGGACAAGCTGAAGACCGACCGTGCCCGCATCCAGGTGGGCCGGATCTCGGGCTTTGGCCTGATGGAAATGTCGCGTCAGCGCCTGCGCCCCGGCATGATCGAGGCCACCACCCAGCCGTGCCCCTCGTGCCACGGCACCGGCCTTATCCGCTCGGACGACAACATGGCGCTGAGCATCCTGCGCCAGATCGAGGAGGAAGGCACCCGCCGCCGCTCGCGCGAGGTGCTGGTGCGCTGCCCGGTGGGCATCGCCAACTACCTGATGAACCAGAAACGCGAACATATCGCGCAGATCGAGGCGCGCTATGGTCTGAGCGTGCGCATCGAGGGCGATGCGCATCTGGTCAGCCCCGATTTCAGCCTTGAGAAGTTCAAGACCGCCACCCGCTCGGTGCCTCAGGTGCAGGCGCCGGTGGTTTCGGTGGACTCGCGGCTGATGGACCAGATCGACGCCGACGAGGCCTTCGAGGAAGAGGACGAGGCCGAAGAGGTCCGGACCGAACCCCGCGGCGAGACCGCTGGCGAAGGGGACGGCGACGGCAAGCCCAAGCGGAAACGGCGTCGGCGGCGTCGGCGCAAGAACGGCGGCAATGGTGGCGAGGACAGCACGGCCGACGGCGACAGTGGCGAGATCGGTGACGAGGCGGCCGAGGATGCGGCGGATGCCGCGCCCGAGGCAGCCGAAGACGCAGCCGTGACCGAGGCCGAGGCGGAACCCGCAGCGGCCGAGGGCGGCGAAGCCGAGGTTGAAGCCGTGGCTGAGGCTGAGGCTGAAGCTGAAGCTCCGGCCAAGACCCCGAGAAAGCGCACCCGCACGCGCAAGAAACCGGTCAAGGCCGAAGCGGCTGCCGAGGCGCCTGCCGACGCGATGGCAAGCGCGGATGTCCCTGCCGTTGAGGGCGACGCTGGCGAAACCCCGGCCGAGGCGGATGCCGAGGCTGAGGCCGCGCCGGTCAAGAAAACGCCCAAGCCGCGCAAACCGCGCAGCCGCAGCAAAAAGGCCGAGGCGCCCGCCGAGGCTGCCGAGGCAAGCGTAGCGGCCGAGGCCCCGGCAGCGGAAAGCGTCGAAGCCGAGCCTGCAACCGCCGTCGAGGCAACAGCGCCCGAGGCAGTGGCCGAGACGGTTGTGGACGAGGCGGCGCAGCCCGCCGAGGATGCCATAGCGGCCCCGGCAGAGCCGGAAGCGGCGCCTGAACCGGAAGTGGCTCAGGCAGAGCCGGCAGCGCCCGAGATGGCGGTTGCCGAGGCCGAGGCGGAACCCGATGGCCCGCCGAAGCCGAAACGGCGCGGCTGGTGGTCGCTGGGTCAATAA
- a CDS encoding sulfurtransferase TusA family protein, translating into MTDDFETLDALGLLCPLPVLKARKRLKSMAPGAVLRLLADDPAAVVDVPHFCAEAGHALIGQDEAPDHQIYLIRKAD; encoded by the coding sequence ATGACCGACGATTTCGAGACCCTCGACGCGCTGGGGCTGCTGTGTCCCCTGCCCGTGCTCAAGGCCCGCAAAAGGCTGAAATCCATGGCGCCCGGCGCGGTGCTGCGGCTATTGGCCGACGATCCGGCAGCAGTGGTGGACGTGCCCCATTTCTGCGCCGAGGCCGGCCATGCGCTGATTGGCCAGGACGAGGCGCCGGACCACCAGATATACCTGATCCGCAAGGCGGATTGA